A single Paraburkholderia sp. FT54 DNA region contains:
- a CDS encoding IclR family transcriptional regulator, producing the protein MNKAMPTRAASESEADLSPPVDHATSATPPLPSAPAAKAARANASLHPAPVDGIALPSTLLDITPQQAGTQTLLRGLAILEAAAAGVRDLRTFGAALGTTRSTTHRLVSSLVQARYLRQVQGGYLLGPKLIELGTIALEQMPLTAVARQHLESLAEQTLDTIHLGVRDGDDVLYIDKIPGTRGLEMRSRVGHRMPLASTGIGKAMMLDLTPDVWQSLFDASRRALASVSFKPDNRPDAQTFMQRMTNYAAGGYTFDLEENEASIRCVAAPVRDASGAVVAALSVASTIPYMSLERMDELIPVVQREARAISEELGWRTPQPATRRIKR; encoded by the coding sequence ATGAACAAAGCGATGCCTACTCGCGCAGCGAGCGAATCCGAAGCCGACCTGTCGCCGCCCGTCGACCACGCGACTAGCGCCACGCCGCCGCTTCCGTCGGCGCCCGCCGCCAAAGCAGCGCGCGCGAACGCCAGCCTCCACCCGGCCCCGGTGGACGGAATCGCACTGCCCAGCACGCTGCTCGACATCACCCCGCAGCAAGCCGGCACGCAAACCCTCCTGCGCGGCCTGGCGATTCTCGAAGCGGCAGCAGCAGGCGTCCGCGACCTCCGCACCTTCGGCGCCGCGCTCGGCACGACCCGCAGCACCACGCATCGTCTGGTGAGCAGCCTCGTGCAAGCCCGCTACCTGCGCCAGGTGCAAGGCGGCTACCTGCTCGGCCCGAAGCTGATCGAACTCGGCACGATCGCGCTCGAACAGATGCCGCTCACCGCGGTCGCCCGTCAGCACCTCGAATCGCTCGCGGAACAAACGCTCGACACGATCCACCTCGGCGTGCGCGACGGCGACGACGTCCTGTACATCGACAAAATCCCCGGCACTCGCGGGCTCGAAATGCGTTCGCGTGTGGGTCACCGCATGCCGCTGGCGTCGACCGGAATCGGCAAGGCCATGATGCTCGACCTCACGCCGGACGTCTGGCAGTCGCTCTTCGACGCATCGCGCCGCGCGCTCGCCAGCGTCAGCTTCAAGCCGGACAACCGTCCCGACGCGCAGACCTTCATGCAGCGCATGACCAACTACGCGGCCGGCGGCTACACCTTCGACCTCGAAGAAAACGAAGCGTCGATCCGCTGCGTCGCGGCTCCCGTGCGCGATGCGTCGGGCGCGGTGGTGGCGGCGCTGTCGGTGGCGAGCACGATTCCATACATGTCGCTCGAACGCATGGACGAACTGATTCCGGTCGTGCAGCGCGAAGCGCGCGCGATCTCGGAAGAACTCGGCTGGCGCACCCCGCAACCGGCAACCCGCAGGATCAAGCGATGA
- a CDS encoding 2-dehydro-3-deoxygalactonokinase yields the protein MKRAGSPTPAASHATAVAVDASHEHAALIALDWGTTSLRAYLYDASGNVLATRASTAGIMNLPRSAEQGGFDAAFDDACGAWLEHAPAAPVIAAGMVGSAQGWLEAPYVDTPASADALVAGIVRVKAACGVMLHIVPGVLQRGELPNVMRGEETQIFGALAEDSNAATASNAAHATSNARAAGSTDSTAVTADSGKRSLIGLPGTHAKWAVVQADRIERFHTFMTGEVFAALREHTILGRTMLTPDRPDTVAFLHGVNIAREKGQAGVLATVFSSRTLGLTGQLSREQQPDYLSGLLIGHELAGLDAVLAQQRSALAGQSLRLIGNEALCERYRIALAQFGCTQAELVKHATERGLWRVASQAGLVKPATHTARAG from the coding sequence ATGAAGCGAGCGGGTTCTCCCACCCCGGCAGCCAGCCACGCCACAGCCGTTGCGGTCGACGCCAGCCACGAGCACGCCGCGCTGATCGCGCTCGACTGGGGCACCACCTCGCTGCGCGCCTATCTGTATGACGCGTCCGGCAATGTGCTGGCGACGCGCGCATCGACGGCCGGCATCATGAATCTGCCGCGCAGCGCCGAGCAGGGCGGCTTCGACGCGGCCTTCGACGACGCCTGCGGCGCCTGGCTCGAACACGCGCCCGCCGCGCCGGTGATCGCGGCAGGCATGGTCGGCAGCGCGCAAGGCTGGCTGGAAGCGCCCTATGTGGACACGCCGGCGAGCGCCGATGCGCTGGTGGCCGGCATCGTCCGCGTCAAGGCGGCGTGCGGCGTGATGCTGCATATCGTGCCGGGCGTCCTGCAACGCGGCGAACTGCCCAACGTGATGCGCGGCGAGGAAACGCAAATCTTCGGCGCGCTTGCCGAGGATTCGAACGCGGCCACGGCGTCGAACGCGGCTCATGCCACGAGTAACGCGCGCGCTGCCGGCAGCACGGATTCGACGGCCGTAACCGCCGACAGCGGCAAGCGCTCCCTGATCGGTCTGCCCGGCACCCACGCGAAATGGGCGGTGGTCCAGGCGGACCGCATCGAACGTTTCCACACCTTCATGACCGGCGAGGTGTTCGCGGCATTGCGCGAACACACCATCCTCGGCCGCACGATGCTCACGCCGGATCGTCCGGACACCGTCGCGTTCCTGCATGGCGTGAACATCGCCCGGGAAAAAGGCCAGGCGGGTGTGCTCGCGACCGTATTCAGCTCGCGCACGCTCGGCCTCACCGGACAACTTTCACGCGAACAACAACCCGACTATCTGTCGGGATTGCTGATCGGCCACGAACTCGCCGGTCTCGACGCCGTGCTCGCTCAACAACGGAGCGCGCTCGCCGGACAAAGCCTGCGCCTGATTGGCAACGAAGCGCTGTGCGAGCGCTACCGCATCGCGTTGGCGCAATTCGGCTGCACCCAGGCGGAACTGGTCAAGCACGCCACCGAGCGCGGTCTGTGGCGTGTCGCTTCTCAGGCGGGGCTCGTCAAACCGGCCACCCACACTGCACGCGCCGGATAA
- a CDS encoding 2-dehydro-3-deoxy-6-phosphogalactonate aldolase, protein MQPHINLPAPYMPHAGLIAAFEACPLIAIMRGVTPADAAEHGQALYEAGFRIVEVPLNSPQPFDSIAAIRKVLPADAIVGAGTVLHPSFVSDVKSAGGELIVMPHSDPEVVSAAKAQGMACAPGVATPTEAFIALKNGADVLKMFPAEQLGCQVVKAWRAVIAAQVPLVPVGGITPDNMGPFLSAGANGFGLGSALYKPGQSAAVTASHAKAFINGLRIARAGVKK, encoded by the coding sequence ATGCAACCTCACATCAATCTGCCCGCGCCGTACATGCCGCACGCGGGTTTGATCGCGGCGTTCGAGGCGTGTCCGCTGATCGCGATCATGCGCGGCGTGACGCCCGCCGATGCCGCCGAGCACGGCCAGGCGCTCTACGAAGCGGGCTTCCGGATCGTCGAAGTGCCGCTGAATTCGCCGCAGCCATTCGACAGCATCGCCGCGATCCGCAAGGTGTTGCCGGCCGATGCGATCGTCGGCGCGGGCACGGTGCTGCATCCGAGTTTCGTCAGCGACGTGAAGTCGGCGGGTGGCGAGTTGATCGTCATGCCGCATAGCGATCCGGAAGTTGTCAGCGCCGCGAAAGCGCAAGGCATGGCCTGCGCGCCGGGCGTCGCTACGCCCACGGAAGCATTCATCGCGCTGAAGAACGGCGCGGACGTGCTGAAGATGTTCCCCGCCGAACAGCTCGGCTGCCAGGTCGTGAAGGCATGGCGCGCGGTGATCGCGGCGCAAGTGCCGCTGGTGCCGGTCGGCGGCATCACGCCAGACAACATGGGCCCGTTCCTCAGCGCGGGCGCGAACGGCTTCGGTCTTGGCTCGGCGCTGTACAAGCCGGGTCAAAGCGCGGCCGTGACCGCATCGCACGCGAAGGCGTTCATCAACGGTTTGCGCATCGCCCGCGCGGGTGTCAAGAAATGA
- a CDS encoding SDR family oxidoreductase: protein MKRLAGKVALVTGAGRGIGSAIAHAFAREGAAVVLAELDLDTAQQTAEHIKAQTGARVLAVHTDVTQAASVQHAVSEAERAFGALDVLVNNAGINVFCDPLTMTDGDWRRCFAVDLDGVWNGCRAALPGMVERGAGSIVNIASTHSFKIIPGCFPYPVAKHGVIGLTRALGIEYAPRNVRVNAIAPGYIETQLTHDWWNEQADPAAAQQATLDLQPMKRIGRPEEVAMTAVFLASDEAPFINATCITVDGGRSALYHD, encoded by the coding sequence ATGAAACGGCTCGCCGGTAAAGTCGCCTTGGTCACCGGCGCCGGTCGCGGCATCGGCTCGGCGATCGCGCATGCGTTCGCGCGCGAGGGCGCGGCAGTCGTGCTGGCCGAACTGGATCTCGACACCGCGCAGCAGACGGCGGAACACATCAAGGCGCAGACCGGCGCGCGCGTGCTCGCGGTGCACACGGACGTGACGCAAGCGGCGTCGGTTCAGCACGCGGTGAGCGAAGCCGAACGCGCATTCGGCGCGCTCGACGTGCTGGTGAACAACGCCGGCATCAACGTGTTCTGCGACCCGCTCACCATGACCGACGGCGACTGGCGCCGCTGCTTCGCGGTCGATCTCGACGGCGTGTGGAACGGTTGCCGCGCGGCGTTGCCGGGCATGGTCGAACGCGGCGCGGGCAGTATTGTGAATATCGCGTCGACACATTCGTTCAAGATCATTCCGGGCTGCTTTCCGTACCCGGTGGCCAAGCACGGTGTGATCGGCCTGACGCGCGCGCTCGGCATCGAATACGCGCCGCGCAATGTGCGCGTCAACGCGATCGCGCCGGGTTACATCGAAACGCAATTGACGCATGACTGGTGGAACGAACAGGCCGATCCGGCAGCGGCGCAGCAGGCCACACTGGATTTGCAGCCGATGAAACGCATTGGCCGCCCGGAAGAAGTGGCGATGACGGCGGTGTTTCTCGCCTCGGACGAAGCGCCGTTCATCAACGCCACTTGCATCACGGTGGATGGCGGGCGCTCGGCGCTGTATCACGACTGA